A genomic stretch from Chloroflexota bacterium includes:
- the ruvB gene encoding Holliday junction branch migration DNA helicase RuvB, with protein MTIERIASAVVAEDEIALESTVRPRRLDEFAGQDRIKENLAILIDAARHREEPVDHILLYGPPGLGKTTLANIVAAEMGAQIRTTSGPAIERAGDLAAVLTALDKGDVLFIDEIHRLSHVVEEILYPAMEDFALDVVLGKGPGARTVRLQIENITVIGATTRVGSITGPLRDRFGVTYRLDYYAKEDLERILVRSAHILDVALDPAAAAIIAGRSRGTPRIANRLLKRTRDFAQVRGDGIVTPELATDALDLLEIDDRGLDALDRQLLRAIAEHHGGGPVGLQTMAATISEPVETLEDVIEPYLMQIGLLARTSRGRQLTPGAWQHLGLTPPAHTEMQPGLFD; from the coding sequence GTGACCATCGAGCGGATCGCCAGCGCCGTCGTGGCCGAGGACGAGATCGCCCTCGAGTCGACCGTGCGGCCGAGGCGGCTCGACGAATTCGCCGGACAGGACCGCATCAAGGAGAACCTGGCGATCCTGATCGACGCCGCGCGCCACCGGGAGGAGCCGGTCGATCACATCCTCCTCTACGGACCACCCGGGCTCGGTAAGACGACCCTCGCCAACATCGTCGCCGCGGAGATGGGAGCCCAGATCCGCACCACCTCCGGTCCCGCCATCGAGCGCGCCGGCGACCTGGCCGCCGTGCTCACGGCGCTGGACAAGGGTGATGTCCTCTTCATCGACGAGATCCATCGTCTCTCCCACGTGGTCGAGGAGATCCTCTACCCCGCGATGGAGGACTTCGCGCTGGACGTCGTGCTGGGCAAGGGACCGGGTGCCCGCACCGTTCGGCTCCAGATCGAGAACATCACCGTGATCGGAGCCACGACCCGGGTGGGCAGCATCACCGGGCCGTTGCGCGACCGGTTCGGGGTGACCTATCGACTCGACTACTACGCGAAGGAGGACCTGGAGCGGATCCTGGTCCGGAGCGCCCACATCCTCGACGTGGCACTCGATCCGGCCGCGGCGGCGATCATCGCGGGCCGCAGCCGCGGCACGCCACGGATCGCGAATCGCCTACTGAAACGGACGCGCGACTTTGCCCAGGTGCGAGGCGACGGCATCGTCACCCCCGAGCTGGCGACCGATGCCCTCGACCTGCTCGAGATTGACGATCGCGGGCTCGACGCCCTCGACCGGCAGCTGCTGCGCGCGATCGCGGAGCACCACGGCGGCGGACCGGTCGGGTTGCAGACGATGGCCGCCACCATCTCGGAGCCGGTAGAGACGCTCGAGGACGTGATCGAGCCGTACCTGATGCAGATCGGCCTATTGGCGCGCACCTCGCGCGGCCGCCAGCTGACGCCGGGCGCCTGGCAGCACCTGGGTCTCACCCCGCCGGCTCACACGGAGATGCAGCCTGGGCTCTTCGACTAG
- a CDS encoding DUF2905 domain-containing protein, with protein MSPELGRFLVVVGILLVVVGGLAIAGIRLPFGRLPGDIAITGDRGGLFIPLGTMLLVSIVLTVLFNLFLRR; from the coding sequence ATGTCCCCCGAGCTCGGCCGTTTCCTGGTCGTCGTCGGAATCCTGCTGGTGGTGGTCGGCGGCCTGGCGATCGCCGGAATTCGGCTTCCGTTCGGGCGCCTGCCGGGCGACATCGCGATCACCGGCGACCGGGGCGGCCTCTTCATTCCGCTCGGCACGATGCTGCTCGTCTCGATCGTCCTCACGGTCCTGTTCAACCTGTTCCTGCGGCGCTGA
- a CDS encoding NCS2 family permease has protein sequence MDGIASYFKFSERGTTFGTEVRAGVTTFMVMVYIVALNGAIIAGPLELDPVAVAAGTALVAGVMTIAMGLVTNYPFALAAGLGLNAAVAFGLTALGMTPAQAMGVIVIEGVIITILVLVGLREAIMTAVPLPLKRAIGVGIGLFILFIGFWDGGLIVGVTPEFAPPPPPLGFVFPTTAGHWVFLLGLLITAALWAQKVKGALIISIAVTTLIAIVLGVQKIPETFSVTPNFDTLGLGLEDLGGVFTIEAGVLAALLAIFTIMLSDFFDTMGTVTGIAAEAGLSDADGQVPGVGRVLLVDGLAAAVGGAAGISSNTTYIESAAGVAEGGRTGMTSVITGLLFLVAIFLAPLVQIIPLQAAAPALVLVGYLMFTQIGEIDARDVFTGFPALLIIILMPLTFTITIGIGAGFVAWVVLMAVARRWGEVHWLMWIVFLAFVIYFAQDVIRPLFG, from the coding sequence GTGGACGGCATTGCGTCCTACTTCAAGTTCAGCGAGCGGGGAACGACGTTCGGTACCGAGGTCCGGGCTGGCGTAACCACGTTCATGGTCATGGTCTACATCGTGGCTCTGAACGGAGCGATCATCGCAGGACCGCTGGAGCTCGATCCGGTGGCCGTCGCAGCTGGCACGGCACTGGTGGCCGGGGTGATGACGATCGCCATGGGGCTGGTGACGAACTACCCGTTCGCCCTCGCCGCCGGCCTGGGTCTCAACGCCGCGGTCGCATTCGGCCTGACGGCACTCGGCATGACCCCCGCCCAGGCGATGGGCGTGATCGTCATCGAGGGCGTGATCATCACGATCCTCGTCCTGGTCGGCCTCCGCGAGGCGATCATGACCGCGGTGCCACTGCCCCTGAAGCGGGCGATCGGCGTTGGGATCGGACTCTTCATCTTGTTCATTGGGTTCTGGGATGGCGGCCTGATTGTGGGCGTCACGCCCGAGTTCGCGCCGCCCCCGCCGCCCCTCGGCTTCGTCTTCCCGACCACTGCTGGCCACTGGGTCTTCCTGCTTGGCCTGCTCATCACGGCCGCACTCTGGGCTCAAAAGGTCAAGGGCGCGCTGATCATCAGCATCGCGGTGACGACCCTGATCGCGATCGTGCTCGGCGTGCAGAAGATTCCGGAGACCTTCAGCGTCACGCCGAACTTCGACACGCTGGGGCTCGGCCTGGAGGACCTGGGCGGCGTGTTCACCATCGAGGCTGGCGTGCTTGCCGCACTGCTGGCCATCTTCACGATCATGCTCAGCGACTTCTTTGACACGATGGGGACGGTCACAGGCATCGCTGCCGAGGCTGGCCTGAGTGACGCGGACGGCCAGGTTCCCGGCGTGGGTCGCGTTCTGCTGGTCGACGGCCTGGCGGCCGCGGTCGGCGGAGCCGCCGGGATCAGCTCGAACACGACGTACATTGAGAGCGCAGCCGGCGTGGCCGAAGGTGGACGGACCGGGATGACATCGGTCATCACCGGCCTTCTCTTCCTGGTGGCCATCTTCCTCGCTCCGCTGGTGCAGATCATCCCGCTCCAGGCCGCCGCTCCGGCGCTGGTGCTGGTCGGCTACCTGATGTTCACCCAGATCGGCGAAATCGATGCCCGGGATGTGTTTACCGGATTCCCGGCGCTCCTGATCATCATTCTCATGCCACTCACGTTCACGATCACAATCGGTATCGGTGCCGGCTTCGTGGCGTGGGTCGTCCTGATGGCCGTGGCGAGGCGCTGGGGCGAGGTCCACTGGCTGATGTGGATTGTCTTCCTTGCCTTCGTGATCTATTTCGCGCAGGACGTGATCCGGCCGCTCTTCGGCTGA
- the queA gene encoding tRNA preQ1(34) S-adenosylmethionine ribosyltransferase-isomerase QueA, which yields MTLDEPGPRLRVDDFDYELPTAAIAQLPLEPRDAARLLVVERGASAPGHPALSHRTFRGLGELVLPGDLLVVNDSRVIPARLLATRGGGGSAEVLILRPIPNDADRWEALVRPSRRIRHGETLVLRSGDHVEVGEGLGDGTRAVRFDRDPHVVMNEAGETPLPPYIQDRSTPPDRYQTVYADPPGSAAAPTAGLHFTPELLRSLEAAGVGRAAVTLHVGLDTFRPLEGTFIDEHRIHREWYAIPSETEAAIARTRREGGRVVAVGTTSVRVLETAARDGLGAGWTDLYITPPHDFQGVDALITNFHLPRSSLLALVTAFVHAGMRGATPLEARDTLLGAYRTALAEGYRFFSFGDAMLIA from the coding sequence ATGACTCTCGATGAGCCTGGCCCGCGCCTGCGGGTCGATGACTTCGACTACGAGCTCCCAACGGCGGCAATCGCTCAGCTCCCTCTTGAGCCACGGGACGCCGCCCGGCTGCTGGTCGTCGAGCGCGGGGCATCGGCTCCTGGCCATCCCGCGCTTTCGCATCGCACCTTCCGTGGGTTGGGCGAGCTGGTCCTCCCAGGCGACCTGCTGGTGGTCAACGACTCCCGGGTCATCCCTGCCCGCCTGCTGGCCACCCGTGGAGGCGGCGGATCGGCAGAGGTCCTTATCCTGCGTCCGATCCCGAACGATGCAGATCGCTGGGAGGCGCTGGTGCGTCCTTCTCGGCGAATCAGGCACGGGGAAACCCTGGTTCTGCGGAGCGGCGATCACGTCGAGGTGGGGGAGGGGCTCGGCGACGGAACGCGGGCGGTGCGATTCGATCGTGACCCGCACGTGGTCATGAACGAAGCCGGCGAGACGCCGCTGCCGCCGTACATCCAGGACCGCTCCACGCCCCCGGATCGCTACCAGACGGTGTACGCCGATCCGCCCGGCTCCGCCGCTGCCCCTACCGCCGGCCTCCATTTCACGCCCGAGCTGCTCCGATCGCTCGAGGCTGCCGGAGTGGGTCGTGCCGCCGTCACCCTCCACGTCGGGCTCGACACCTTTCGGCCGCTGGAGGGCACGTTTATCGACGAGCATCGCATCCATCGCGAGTGGTACGCGATTCCGAGCGAGACAGAAGCTGCCATCGCGCGGACCAGGCGAGAGGGAGGTCGCGTCGTCGCCGTGGGGACGACCAGCGTCCGGGTGCTCGAGACTGCGGCACGTGACGGTCTCGGCGCCGGCTGGACGGACCTGTACATCACGCCTCCGCACGACTTCCAGGGGGTCGACGCACTGATCACCAACTTTCACCTGCCGCGGAGCTCTCTCCTCGCCCTGGTCACGGCGTTTGTCCACGCCGGCATGCGCGGCGCGACGCCGCTCGAGGCGCGCGACACCCTGCTCGGCGCCTACCGCACCGCGCTGGCCGAAGGCTATCGGTTCTTCAGCTTCGGCGACGCCATGCTCATCGCGTAG
- the tgt gene encoding tRNA guanosine(34) transglycosylase Tgt, which translates to MPAPVAFSSRASGFGRARLGSLITPHGVIETPQFMPVGTQATVKALSPRDLHAAGVQVILANTYHLSLRPGHERIARLGGLHRFMGWDGPLLTDSGGFQVFSLAHLGKVDEDGVTFASHLDGSAQRLTPERAVEIQEALGSDIAMAFDQLVDATLPATEIAVAMERTHRWAERCISAHTRSDQALFGIVQGGVDADLRRESVASIAALPFDGIAIGGLSVGESKAQMADTLDVVAEALSDDPRVRYLMGVGSPPDFFTAVEHGIDLFDCVLPTRVARTGQLWTSRGRLNLRNARFLDDPDPPDTDCRCETCRNHSRAYLAHLFRAEELLAYRLSSLHNVTYTQDLMRRIRVALDEGSYGTLREAVMAQYGGSGTRSDKAPVTDR; encoded by the coding sequence ATGCCCGCGCCGGTCGCCTTCAGTTCTCGCGCCTCCGGGTTTGGACGGGCGCGGCTCGGTTCTCTGATCACGCCGCACGGCGTCATCGAGACTCCGCAGTTCATGCCGGTCGGGACCCAGGCCACCGTCAAGGCGCTGTCGCCCCGAGACCTTCACGCGGCGGGCGTCCAGGTCATCCTGGCCAACACCTATCACCTCTCCCTGCGGCCCGGCCATGAGCGCATCGCCCGCCTGGGTGGTCTGCATCGGTTCATGGGCTGGGATGGGCCGCTCCTGACCGATTCAGGCGGCTTCCAAGTATTCAGCCTGGCCCATCTCGGCAAGGTGGATGAGGACGGCGTGACCTTCGCCAGCCATCTCGACGGATCGGCCCAGCGGCTGACCCCCGAGCGGGCGGTCGAGATCCAGGAGGCGCTGGGGAGCGACATTGCGATGGCGTTCGACCAGCTCGTGGACGCCACCCTTCCCGCGACAGAGATCGCCGTCGCCATGGAGCGCACGCATCGGTGGGCTGAACGGTGCATCAGCGCCCACACGCGGTCGGACCAGGCGCTGTTCGGGATCGTGCAGGGCGGGGTGGATGCGGATCTCCGTCGCGAGAGCGTTGCATCGATCGCGGCGCTCCCGTTCGACGGGATCGCCATCGGCGGCCTGTCGGTCGGGGAGAGCAAGGCCCAGATGGCGGACACCCTCGACGTCGTGGCCGAGGCGCTCTCGGACGACCCGCGCGTCCGCTACCTGATGGGAGTCGGCTCGCCGCCCGACTTCTTCACCGCAGTCGAACACGGGATCGACCTCTTCGATTGCGTCCTGCCAACCCGTGTGGCTCGCACCGGGCAGCTCTGGACCAGCCGGGGGAGGCTCAACCTGCGCAACGCCCGCTTCCTGGACGACCCCGATCCGCCCGACACCGACTGCCGCTGCGAGACCTGCCGGAATCACTCGCGGGCGTACCTCGCCCACCTGTTCCGCGCCGAGGAGCTGCTCGCGTATCGGCTCTCGTCGCTCCACAACGTCACCTATACTCAGGACCTCATGCGGCGCATCCGCGTGGCCCTCGACGAGGGCTCGTACGGAACGCTGCGAGAAGCCGTCATGGCCCAGTACGGGGGCTCCGGAACGAGGTCGGATAAGGCGCCGGTAACCGACCGATAA
- the recA gene encoding recombinase RecA yields the protein MAQAETQTPTQRNGERGRAVDAAITQIEKQFGRGAIMRLGDKGAKMAVEVVPTGSIALDLALGVGGVPRGRITEIFGPESSGKTTLCYHIAANAQRAGGIVAFIDAEHALDPSYAKNVGLNVDELLVSQPDTGEQALEIAETLIRSNGIDVVIIDSVAALVPRAEIEGEMGDSFVGLQARLMSQALRKLTGAINRSNTALIFTNQLREKIGVMFGNPETTPGGRALKFYCSVRLDIRRIETLKSGTDAIGSRTRVKVVKNKVASPFRLAEFDIMYNEGISREGGLLDVGIAAGILSRTGAWFNYGETRLGQGRENSRDFLKAHPELADRVESEIRGKVATIEVGVEGIPEAE from the coding sequence GTGGCACAAGCCGAGACCCAGACCCCGACCCAGCGCAACGGCGAGCGCGGACGCGCCGTCGACGCCGCCATCACGCAGATCGAGAAGCAGTTCGGGCGTGGTGCGATCATGCGCCTTGGCGACAAGGGCGCGAAGATGGCGGTGGAGGTCGTGCCGACCGGCTCGATCGCGCTCGACCTGGCACTCGGCGTGGGCGGCGTCCCGCGAGGCAGGATCACGGAGATCTTCGGACCGGAGTCGAGCGGCAAGACAACCCTCTGCTACCACATCGCCGCCAACGCGCAGCGAGCCGGCGGGATCGTGGCTTTCATCGACGCCGAGCACGCGCTTGACCCGAGCTACGCCAAGAATGTCGGGCTCAACGTCGACGAGCTGCTCGTCTCGCAGCCGGATACCGGCGAGCAGGCGCTGGAGATTGCCGAGACGCTGATCCGCAGCAACGGGATTGACGTCGTCATCATCGACTCGGTGGCGGCGCTCGTACCGCGCGCCGAGATCGAGGGTGAGATGGGGGACAGCTTCGTCGGTCTCCAGGCTCGGCTGATGAGCCAGGCGCTGCGCAAGCTGACCGGTGCCATCAATCGCAGCAACACGGCGCTGATCTTCACGAACCAGTTGCGCGAGAAGATCGGCGTCATGTTCGGCAATCCGGAGACAACGCCGGGTGGCCGCGCCCTCAAGTTCTACTGCTCCGTGCGCCTCGACATCCGCCGCATCGAGACCCTCAAGAGCGGGACCGATGCGATCGGCTCCAGGACCCGCGTCAAGGTGGTCAAGAACAAGGTCGCCAGCCCCTTCCGGCTGGCCGAGTTCGACATCATGTACAACGAGGGAATCAGCCGGGAGGGTGGCCTGCTGGACGTCGGCATCGCCGCGGGCATCCTCTCCAGGACGGGGGCGTGGTTCAACTATGGCGAGACTCGCCTCGGCCAGGGGCGCGAGAACTCCCGTGACTTCCTGAAGGCGCACCCCGAGCTTGCCGACCGGGTGGAGTCGGAGATCCGCGGCAAGGTGGCCACGATCGAAGTCGGCGTCGAGGGAATTCCCGAGGCGGAGTAG
- a CDS encoding regulatory protein RecX produces the protein MPGRRRRRIPDAERPAPDPEAAMEIAVRFLGTRPRTRWELERRLRRATASDDVITATLGRLAAMGYLDDTAFARWWAEQRDRHAPRGRRMLEAELRQHGVPREVLEALRGSEVAEPAREGDALPRSEAERAKVALDRHLKGRPMPVDKKARQRIGAFLMRRGFDPETVRGALRAAAAESTPGGSTAEPDGLRDEGP, from the coding sequence ATGCCCGGACGCCGGCGGCGACGCATTCCCGATGCCGAGCGGCCCGCGCCCGACCCGGAGGCCGCGATGGAGATCGCGGTCCGATTCCTCGGTACGCGACCGCGAACGCGATGGGAGCTCGAGCGACGCCTTCGCCGGGCCACGGCCAGCGATGACGTGATCACCGCCACGCTGGGCCGCCTGGCGGCGATGGGCTACCTGGACGACACCGCCTTTGCGCGCTGGTGGGCCGAGCAGCGCGACCGCCACGCGCCTCGCGGACGACGGATGCTGGAGGCGGAGCTGCGCCAGCACGGGGTCCCCCGAGAGGTGCTCGAAGCGTTGCGCGGCTCCGAGGTGGCCGAGCCGGCCCGTGAAGGCGACGCTCTGCCGAGGAGCGAGGCCGAACGGGCGAAAGTGGCGCTCGATCGGCACCTCAAGGGCCGTCCCATGCCCGTCGATAAGAAGGCTCGCCAGCGGATCGGCGCCTTCCTGATGCGCCGTGGCTTCGACCCGGAGACAGTGCGCGGCGCACTTCGCGCGGCTGCGGCCGAAAGTACCCCCGGCGGTAGTACTGCCGAGCCAGATGGCTTGCGGGACGAAGGTCCCTAA
- a CDS encoding S8 family serine peptidase: MSSAADRGLLQRIAILFGVSWDFHRSPPTPSPSLLSSLMPRRLAVALGSLAVLASAVAPATSLASSYDPTTDINSMFNTTQYTGAQAWWNAGYTGAGVDVAVIDTGVSPVDDLSAPGKVIYGPDLSFESQTDALRNLDTNGHGTFMAGIIAGRGSGAVTGSYAGDSANFLGVAPDARILSVKVGVADGGVDVSQVIAAVDWVVQHRTDNGMNIRVLNLSYGTDSVQSYLVDPLAFAVEQAWKAGIFVVTPTGNAGYAFKTGTLANPASDPKIFAVGASDSMGTATRADDLVASFSSTGSNGRTPDVTAPGAHLVSLRVPGSYIDEVYGSTGVVSDTLFRGSGTSEAAAFVSGAAALAIQQRPTITPNALKRLFQLNARSLNGFSSLKQGAGEIDLYRMLTAPTYGVPAQWKTIDWSTGIGSLELSRGTDHVTHDGVVLSGSIDIFGHQFDSAAMALLEAAGNSWSGGDWNGNSWSGNSWSGNSWSANSWSGNSWSGNAWSGNSWSGNSWSGNSWSGNSWSGNSWSGNSWSGNSWSGNSWSSHSWMGVSWH, from the coding sequence ATGTCCTCGGCGGCTGATCGTGGCCTGCTGCAGCGCATCGCGATCCTGTTCGGCGTTTCGTGGGATTTCCACAGGTCACCGCCCACGCCGAGCCCCAGCCTCCTCTCATCCCTGATGCCACGCCGCCTGGCTGTGGCGCTCGGCAGCCTTGCCGTGCTTGCGTCGGCCGTTGCCCCGGCCACCAGCCTCGCCTCCTCCTACGACCCGACCACCGACATCAACTCGATGTTCAACACCACCCAGTACACCGGCGCGCAGGCATGGTGGAACGCGGGCTACACCGGCGCCGGGGTCGACGTGGCGGTCATCGACACGGGCGTGAGCCCGGTTGACGATCTGTCCGCGCCCGGCAAGGTCATCTACGGTCCCGACCTGTCCTTTGAATCCCAGACCGATGCGCTCAGGAATCTCGACACCAACGGCCACGGGACCTTCATGGCCGGCATCATCGCGGGCCGAGGGAGCGGTGCGGTCACGGGCAGCTACGCCGGTGACTCCGCGAACTTCCTGGGCGTTGCTCCGGACGCGCGCATCCTCTCGGTCAAGGTCGGTGTCGCGGACGGCGGAGTAGACGTCTCCCAGGTCATCGCGGCAGTCGACTGGGTCGTCCAGCATCGCACTGACAACGGCATGAACATCCGGGTCCTCAACCTCTCCTACGGGACCGACAGCGTGCAGTCGTACCTGGTCGATCCGCTTGCCTTTGCCGTGGAGCAGGCCTGGAAGGCCGGCATCTTCGTCGTGACGCCCACCGGCAATGCGGGCTACGCGTTCAAGACCGGCACCCTCGCCAATCCGGCCTCCGACCCGAAGATCTTCGCTGTGGGCGCGTCCGACTCGATGGGCACCGCGACCCGGGCGGATGACCTGGTGGCCAGCTTCTCATCGACCGGAAGCAATGGCCGAACGCCCGATGTCACGGCCCCGGGAGCGCACCTTGTCAGCCTTCGGGTTCCCGGCTCGTACATCGACGAGGTCTATGGCTCGACAGGCGTCGTTAGCGACACCCTCTTCCGCGGGAGCGGCACGAGCGAGGCCGCGGCGTTCGTTTCCGGGGCGGCGGCGCTGGCAATCCAGCAACGCCCGACCATCACCCCGAACGCGCTGAAGCGGCTCTTCCAGCTCAACGCACGAAGCCTGAATGGCTTCTCGAGCCTGAAGCAGGGCGCCGGCGAGATCGATCTCTACAGGATGCTGACCGCGCCGACGTACGGTGTGCCGGCTCAGTGGAAGACGATCGACTGGTCGACCGGGATCGGTTCGCTCGAGCTTTCGCGCGGGACCGATCACGTCACCCACGACGGCGTCGTCCTGAGTGGATCGATCGATATCTTCGGGCATCAGTTCGACTCCGCCGCGATGGCCCTCCTCGAGGCGGCTGGCAACAGCTGGAGCGGGGGCGATTGGAACGGCAACAGCTGGTCCGGAAACTCGTGGTCGGGCAACAGCTGGTCCGCAAACAGCTGGAGCGGGAACTCTTGGTCGGGTAACGCCTGGAGCGGGAACTCCTGGAGCGGGAACTCCTGGTCTGGCAATTCGTGGTCGGGCAACAGCTGGTCCGGCAACAGCTGGAGCGGGAACTCCTGGTCCGGCAATTCGTGGTCCGGCAACTCCTGGTCCAGCCACAGCTGGATGGGCGTCTCCTGGCACTGA
- a CDS encoding EAL domain-containing protein, with protein sequence MLGSALVVSALVLPHLSALDPAWQLPWWVMAPVFWAAEAQVIHFHFRRGAHTFSLNELPLVVGFFLANPLELVIAQAIGSAAALAINRRQPPVKLAFNIGSFALSSVVGLVVFRAVGAGGLIEPMRWFAAFLAVGISNLVGVITVASAISISEGVLGVPKLRQMIAVSSVVAITNTSIALLAVIIIVADSRAVWLLTLPVATLFLGYRAFIGAKQQHESLELLYESTRILQRTPELDSALVQLLYHSRTMFRAEQAEIVLFPSSPGDSYLITSVAEGRTSVMAEASATAWRPVHKHVVEHGTAFLLNTTSIELDEDHEVRDAMIAPLGTDGGVIGAMVIANRLGDVSTFTAEDLRLFATVANHAGTALENGQLERSLAKLSVLQDELKHQAFHDGLTQLANRGLFGESVNERLVSTPRGKRSVVMFVDLDDFKFVNDMYGHPAGDAMLVQVAARLQACTRTSDLTARLGGDEFAILVDDDPSLANAERVAGRIAQILQEPFSIGDIQTHVSASIGIAAGSRGDSAEDLLRQADVAMYSAKAAGKGRWVVYKPSMLKTVRSRHDVGAELQLAVDRGEFQLRYQPVVSLESGRIVGAEALVRWNHPTRGEVGPDEFIGNAEENAMIVPIGRWVLAEACREAAGWSQQAGGAAPWVAANLSARQLLHPTLLDDVSTALAASGLPPSSLILEVTETVLLHDADAAIEVLGKLRARGIQIALDDFGTGYSSLSYLHRFPIDILKIAQGFVDVDDAKDDRWILAQAIISLGKALGLRVIAEGVERRAQVQRLQSAGCEFGQGFFFARPLHGDRLGAEFARDNAQRLGSDRMARSIAIESTAA encoded by the coding sequence ATGCTCGGCTCGGCACTCGTGGTGTCGGCCCTCGTGCTGCCCCACCTGTCCGCGCTCGACCCGGCCTGGCAGCTGCCATGGTGGGTGATGGCGCCGGTCTTCTGGGCAGCCGAGGCTCAGGTGATCCACTTCCATTTCCGCCGCGGGGCGCACACCTTCTCCCTCAATGAACTGCCCCTCGTCGTCGGGTTCTTCCTGGCGAACCCGCTCGAGCTGGTGATCGCCCAGGCGATCGGCTCGGCGGCCGCCCTCGCCATCAACCGGCGCCAGCCGCCGGTAAAGCTCGCTTTCAACATCGGGTCCTTTGCCCTCTCATCGGTGGTGGGACTTGTGGTCTTCCGCGCGGTTGGAGCGGGTGGCTTGATCGAACCGATGCGATGGTTTGCCGCCTTCCTCGCAGTCGGCATCTCGAATCTGGTAGGGGTCATCACCGTCGCCTCCGCCATCTCCATCTCGGAGGGCGTCCTTGGGGTTCCGAAGCTGCGCCAGATGATCGCGGTATCGTCGGTGGTGGCCATCACCAACACCAGCATCGCCCTGCTGGCGGTCATCATCATCGTCGCCGACTCGCGGGCGGTCTGGCTTCTGACCCTTCCGGTCGCAACCCTGTTCCTTGGCTATCGCGCCTTCATCGGCGCCAAGCAGCAGCATGAGTCGCTCGAGCTGCTGTACGAATCGACTCGCATCCTGCAGCGCACGCCCGAACTCGATTCGGCACTCGTCCAGCTGCTCTACCACAGCCGCACCATGTTCCGCGCTGAGCAGGCCGAGATCGTCCTTTTCCCATCGTCGCCCGGCGACAGCTACCTGATCACCTCGGTGGCCGAGGGACGGACGTCCGTGATGGCCGAGGCATCCGCGACCGCGTGGAGGCCTGTCCACAAGCACGTCGTGGAACACGGAACGGCATTCCTGCTCAACACGACCTCCATCGAGCTGGACGAGGACCACGAGGTCCGCGACGCGATGATCGCGCCGCTCGGCACCGACGGGGGAGTCATCGGCGCGATGGTGATCGCCAACCGACTCGGGGACGTCAGCACCTTTACCGCTGAGGACCTTCGCCTGTTTGCCACGGTGGCCAACCATGCCGGCACCGCCCTGGAGAACGGGCAGCTCGAGCGCTCGCTGGCCAAGCTCTCCGTCCTGCAGGACGAGCTCAAGCACCAGGCATTCCACGACGGCCTCACCCAGCTCGCCAACCGCGGCCTCTTCGGAGAGAGCGTCAACGAACGCCTGGTTTCGACGCCACGCGGCAAGCGGTCGGTGGTGATGTTCGTCGACCTCGACGACTTCAAGTTCGTCAACGACATGTACGGCCATCCGGCCGGGGACGCCATGCTGGTCCAGGTGGCGGCACGGCTGCAGGCGTGCACGCGCACTTCGGACCTGACTGCCCGCCTGGGCGGCGACGAGTTCGCCATCCTGGTCGACGACGACCCGAGCCTCGCCAATGCGGAGCGGGTCGCCGGACGCATCGCGCAGATCCTCCAGGAGCCGTTCTCGATCGGCGACATCCAGACGCATGTCTCGGCCAGCATCGGCATCGCGGCCGGCAGCAGGGGCGATTCAGCAGAGGACCTGCTGCGGCAGGCGGACGTCGCGATGTACAGCGCGAAGGCCGCGGGGAAGGGCCGCTGGGTCGTCTATAAGCCATCCATGCTCAAGACGGTCCGCTCGCGGCATGACGTCGGCGCGGAGCTCCAGCTCGCCGTCGACCGCGGCGAATTCCAGCTTCGCTACCAGCCGGTCGTATCGCTCGAATCCGGCCGGATCGTCGGTGCTGAGGCACTCGTGCGCTGGAATCACCCCACCCGCGGCGAGGTCGGGCCCGACGAGTTCATCGGCAACGCCGAGGAGAACGCGATGATCGTTCCGATCGGCCGCTGGGTGCTGGCCGAGGCATGCCGCGAGGCGGCCGGGTGGAGCCAGCAGGCGGGTGGTGCGGCGCCGTGGGTCGCAGCCAACCTGTCGGCTCGCCAGCTGCTGCACCCCACCCTGCTCGACGATGTCAGTACCGCGCTCGCGGCGTCTGGCCTTCCACCCTCCAGCCTGATCCTGGAGGTGACCGAGACCGTGCTGCTGCATGACGCGGATGCAGCCATCGAGGTCCTCGGCAAGCTCCGTGCCCGTGGCATCCAGATCGCGCTCGACGACTTCGGAACCGGCTACTCCTCGCTCAGCTACCTCCACCGCTTCCCGATCGACATCCTGAAGATCGCGCAGGGCTTCGTCGATGTCGACGATGCGAAGGACGACCGATGGATCCTGGCCCAGGCGATCATCTCGCTCGGCAAGGCGCTCGGCCTGCGCGTGATCGCCGAGGGAGTCGAGCGACGCGCGCAGGTCCAGCGTCTCCAGAGCGCCGGCTGCGAGTTCGGCCAGGGGTTCTTCTTCGCCCGCCCGCTGCACGGGGACCGGCTCGGCGCGGAATTCGCGCGCGACAACGCCCAGCGCCTGGGCTCCGACCGGATGGCCCGCTCCATCGCCATCGAGAGCACCGCAGCCTGA